TCACCGGGCGCACGGTGAACGCGGCGGAGCGGCTGCGCGACCTGATGGAAGAGATGGAGCTGGCGGACCAGGTGGGCCTCGACGTCTTTGGCGTGGGCGAGCACCACCGGCCGGACTACGCCGTATCGTCCCCCGCCGTCGTCCTGGCCGCGGGCGCGGAGCGGACGAAGCGCATCCGGCTGACCAGCGCGGTGACGGTGCTCAGCTCCGACGATCCCGTCCGCGTGTTCCAGGACTTCGCCACGCTGGACCTGCTTTCCGGCGGGCGGGCCGAGATCATGGCCGGGCGCGGATCGTTCATCGAGTCGTTTCCGCTGTTCGGCTACGACCTGCAGGACTACGACGCGCTGTTCTCCGAAAAGCTGGAGCTGCTGCTGAAGCTGCGCGAGAGCGAGAACGTCACCTGGTCGGGCAGGCACCGCGCGCCGCTCACCGGCCAGGGCGTGTACCCGCGCCCCGTGCAGGACCCGCTCCCCGTCTGGATTGCGGTAGGCGGCACGCCGCAGTCCGTAGTCCGCGCGGCGACGCTGGGGCTGCCGCTGGCCGTGGCCATCATCGGCGGCATGCCCGAGCAGTTCGCCCCGCTGGTGCAGCTGTACCGCGACGTGGCGAGCCGCGCGGGCCACGATGCCACGAAGCTCCCCGTCAGCATCAACTCGCACGGCTACATCGCCGACACTTCACGCCAGGCGGCGGACGAGTTCTATCCACCGTACGCCGACGTGATGACGCGCATCGGGCGGGAGCGCGGGTGGCCGCCCACGACTCGCCAGCAGTACGAGGCGCAGCTGACCCGGCGGGGCGCCCTGGTGGTGGGCAGCCCCAGCGAGGTGATCGACAAGATCCTCTTTCAGCACGAGATCTTCCGGCACGAGCGCTTTCTGCTGCAGTTCAGCATTGGCACCATGCCGCACCGGCAGATCATGCGCTGCATCGAACTGTTCGGAACGGAGGTCGCCCCCGCGGTCCGCAAGGCGCTCGCGGCCAAGAGCGGGTAAACCCGCGCGCGCACCGCACCTTCCGAAGCGCGTGATGTCATCCCGAAGGAGCGGCCAAGGTGAACCGGCCCGTACACCGATGACCGCAGCGACTGAGGGATCCGCCACACACTCCCGGGCGCGCCACATGGCCCTCCTCGCACGGAAGCAAGCCAGTCTGCGAAGGCAGACTTCGTGTGGTCGTTGCAGCGAATTCATTCGCCCGACGGAGCCGAGGCCTTGAGATCGGTCGATCCACCAACGAAAGAAGCCCCGCTCGCCGCGGGGCTTCTTCGTGTTACACCTCGGGTCCCGGTGAGGTGAATTCCATCAGCCTGCCCGCAAATCACCTTTCGCCCGTGGGCGCCGCCGCCGTGCGGACCCGGGCATAGTCCTCCACCATCCGGATGAACTCCCCCCGGTAGCCCTCGGCGTCGCCGCCGCGGGCGCCGCGCGCCAGCGTCAGCACCTGCTGTACCGTCGCCCGCCCGCGGTGCTCCGACTCGCGCAGCACCATTCCGAACGCCGCCACCGCCGCCGCGAACCGGAAGTCGTCGGAGGTAGCGCCGTTGCGCGCGGGCACCTGCACCGCGTGGGAAAGCAGCCGGCTCTGCTCGCCGTCGGGCGCCTTGTAGCGCACCTTCACGTTCATCATCTCGCCCCCGAACGCGCCCACCGGCTCCGCGTCGGTGCGCTGGTACCGCAGCGAATCCACCGTTCCCACGCGGACCCCGCTGTCGGCGCCCACCGGCACCACCTCGTACAACGCGGTGACGGAGTGCCCGGCGCCGATCTCCCCCGCGTCCTTGCGGTCGTCGTTGAAGTGCTCGTCGGCGAGCAGGCGGTTCTCGTACCCGATCAGCCGGTACGCGTACACCCGCGCGGGGTTGAACTCCACCTGCAGCTTCACGTCCTTGGCGATGGTGAACAGGGTGCCGCCCATCTCGGTGACCAGCACCTTGCGGCCCTCCATCAGGTCGTCGACGTAGGCGTAGTTGCCGTTGCCGTGGTCGGCCATCTGCTCCATCCGCGCGTCGGCCAGGTTGCCCCTGCCGAAGCCCAGGATGGTCAAAAAGGTGCCCTGCTCGCGCTTTTCCTCGATCAGCCGAACCAGCTCTCCCTGGCTGCTGACCCCCACGTTGAAGTCGCCGTCGGTGGCCAGGATCACCCGGTTGTTTCCGCCGGCGATGTGGTTGCGGCACGCCACCTCGTACGCCAGCCGGATTCCCTGCGCACCCGCGGTGGAGCCGCCCGCCTCCAGGCGCTCGATGGCGTCCAGGATCTCGTCCTTGCGGTCGCCCGGGGTGGATTCCAGCACCAGCCCCGCCGCGCCCGCGTAGACGACGATGGCCACGCGGTCGCGCGCCGAAAGCTCGTTCACCAGCAGCCGAAGCGACTGCTGCACCAGGGGCAGCTTGTCGGGTTCGTCCATCGACCCGGAGACGTCCACCAGGAACACCAGGTTGCTGGGCGGCAGGTCGGCCCGGGGCATCCGCCGCCCCTGCAGCCCGATCCGCACCAGCTGGTGCCGCGGGTTCCACGGCGCCGAGCCCACCTCGGTGACCACGGCGAACGGGTGCTCGCCGGTGGGATCGGGATAGGCG
This DNA window, taken from Longimicrobium sp., encodes the following:
- a CDS encoding LLM class flavin-dependent oxidoreductase — translated: MELGIYTFAEVAPDPVTGRTVNAAERLRDLMEEMELADQVGLDVFGVGEHHRPDYAVSSPAVVLAAGAERTKRIRLTSAVTVLSSDDPVRVFQDFATLDLLSGGRAEIMAGRGSFIESFPLFGYDLQDYDALFSEKLELLLKLRESENVTWSGRHRAPLTGQGVYPRPVQDPLPVWIAVGGTPQSVVRAATLGLPLAVAIIGGMPEQFAPLVQLYRDVASRAGHDATKLPVSINSHGYIADTSRQAADEFYPPYADVMTRIGRERGWPPTTRQQYEAQLTRRGALVVGSPSEVIDKILFQHEIFRHERFLLQFSIGTMPHRQIMRCIELFGTEVAPAVRKALAAKSG
- a CDS encoding YfbK domain-containing protein gives rise to the protein MAARFVSTLFALLLLLASQPGRAQAPAVVTGRVTNPQGQPEAGVLVRIQAYNVGSATTADGTYRLVVPAERIRAGSTVQLTASRVGLGTVMRSITLQPGASIIQNFTLAPQALTLEGVVVTGTAPRVSNRAPLGAATSSVSAHQPGAPGRGYNTEEYNPIEENAFHAAARTPLSTFAVDVDRASYSNVRRFIRDGGAPPRDAVRIEEMVNYFSYAYPDPTGEHPFAVVTEVGSAPWNPRHQLVRIGLQGRRMPRADLPPSNLVFLVDVSGSMDEPDKLPLVQQSLRLLVNELSARDRVAIVVYAGAAGLVLESTPGDRKDEILDAIERLEAGGSTAGAQGIRLAYEVACRNHIAGGNNRVILATDGDFNVGVSSQGELVRLIEEKREQGTFLTILGFGRGNLADARMEQMADHGNGNYAYVDDLMEGRKVLVTEMGGTLFTIAKDVKLQVEFNPARVYAYRLIGYENRLLADEHFNDDRKDAGEIGAGHSVTALYEVVPVGADSGVRVGTVDSLRYQRTDAEPVGAFGGEMMNVKVRYKAPDGEQSRLLSHAVQVPARNGATSDDFRFAAAVAAFGMVLRESEHRGRATVQQVLTLARGARGGDAEGYRGEFIRMVEDYARVRTAAAPTGER